In Vicia villosa cultivar HV-30 ecotype Madison, WI unplaced genomic scaffold, Vvil1.0 ctg.002594F_1_1, whole genome shotgun sequence, one DNA window encodes the following:
- the LOC131639310 gene encoding agamous-like MADS-box protein AGL15 isoform X2 — protein sequence MGRGKIEIKRIENSNSRQVTFSKRRTGLLKKAQELAILCDAEVAVIIFSNTGKLFEFSSSGMKRTLSRYNKCTDSSESGSVEYKAEKEDSKMVEILKDEVAKLETNQLRLLGKDLAGLGLKELQLLEQQINEALLSVKEKKEELLMEQLEQSRIQEQKAMLENETLRRQVEELRCLFPMTEHVIPNYLQYHHMERNNSFVDNGVKCPSLARSCSNDKGDSDTTLHLGLPSDVHHKRKTPEKKTFSDDS from the exons ATGGGTAGGGGGAAGATTGAGATTAAAAGAATTGAAAATTCTAATAGCAGACAAGTTACATTTTCAAAGAGGAGAACTGGCTTGTTGAAGAAGGCTCAGGAGCTTGCTATTCTTTGTGATGCCGAGGTTGCTGTTATCATTTTTTCTAACACAGGGAAGCTTTTTGAGTTTTCTAGTTCTGG TATGAAGCGAACACTTTCAAGATACAACAAATGCACAGATTCTTCTGAGAGTGGATCAGTGGAATATAAAGCAGAG AAGGAAGATTCTAAGATGGTGGAGATTCTTAAAGATGAAGTTGCCAAACTAGAAACAAATCAATT ACGGCTGTTGGGAAAGGACTTAGCAGGATTGGGATTAAAGGAACTGCAACTTCTAGAGCAGCAAATTAACGAAGCATTATTATCCGTGAAGGAGAAGAAG GAAGAATTACTTATGGAGCAACTGGAGCAGTCAAGGATACAG GAACAGAAGGCTATGCTGGAGAATGAAACTTTGCGCAGACAG GTTGAAGAGCTTCGTTGCTTGTTTCCAATGACAGAACATGTGATTCCAAATTATCTTCAGTATCACCATATGGAAAGAAATAATTCATTTGTAGATAATGGTGTTAAATGTCCCAGCTTGGCGAGAAGCTGCTCAAATGACAAAGGAGATTCAGACACCACATTGCATTTAGG GTTACCAAGTGATGTTCATCACAAGAGGAAGACTCCTGAGAAA
- the LOC131639310 gene encoding agamous-like MADS-box protein AGL15 isoform X1: MGRGKIEIKRIENSNSRQVTFSKRRTGLLKKAQELAILCDAEVAVIIFSNTGKLFEFSSSGMKRTLSRYNKCTDSSESGSVEYKAECFVQKEDSKMVEILKDEVAKLETNQLRLLGKDLAGLGLKELQLLEQQINEALLSVKEKKEELLMEQLEQSRIQEQKAMLENETLRRQVEELRCLFPMTEHVIPNYLQYHHMERNNSFVDNGVKCPSLARSCSNDKGDSDTTLHLGLPSDVHHKRKTPEKKTFSDDS, translated from the exons ATGGGTAGGGGGAAGATTGAGATTAAAAGAATTGAAAATTCTAATAGCAGACAAGTTACATTTTCAAAGAGGAGAACTGGCTTGTTGAAGAAGGCTCAGGAGCTTGCTATTCTTTGTGATGCCGAGGTTGCTGTTATCATTTTTTCTAACACAGGGAAGCTTTTTGAGTTTTCTAGTTCTGG TATGAAGCGAACACTTTCAAGATACAACAAATGCACAGATTCTTCTGAGAGTGGATCAGTGGAATATAAAGCAGAG TGTTTTGTTCAGAAGGAAGATTCTAAGATGGTGGAGATTCTTAAAGATGAAGTTGCCAAACTAGAAACAAATCAATT ACGGCTGTTGGGAAAGGACTTAGCAGGATTGGGATTAAAGGAACTGCAACTTCTAGAGCAGCAAATTAACGAAGCATTATTATCCGTGAAGGAGAAGAAG GAAGAATTACTTATGGAGCAACTGGAGCAGTCAAGGATACAG GAACAGAAGGCTATGCTGGAGAATGAAACTTTGCGCAGACAG GTTGAAGAGCTTCGTTGCTTGTTTCCAATGACAGAACATGTGATTCCAAATTATCTTCAGTATCACCATATGGAAAGAAATAATTCATTTGTAGATAATGGTGTTAAATGTCCCAGCTTGGCGAGAAGCTGCTCAAATGACAAAGGAGATTCAGACACCACATTGCATTTAGG GTTACCAAGTGATGTTCATCACAAGAGGAAGACTCCTGAGAAA